One segment of Hippopotamus amphibius kiboko isolate mHipAmp2 chromosome 2, mHipAmp2.hap2, whole genome shotgun sequence DNA contains the following:
- the PPP2R3C gene encoding serine/threonine-protein phosphatase 2A regulatory subunit B'' subunit gamma isoform X2 translates to MDWKEILRRRLETPNTGPNKKKSEQELKDEEMDLFTKYYSEWKGGRKNTNEFYKTIPRFYYRLPAEDEVLLQKLREESRAVFLQRKSRELLDNEELQNLWFLLDKHQTPPMIGEEAMINYENFLKFFTAKVFAKLLHTDSYGRISIMQFFNYVMRKVWLHQTRIGLSLYDVAGQGYLRESDLENYILELIPTLPQLDGLEKSFYSFYVCTAVRKFFFFLDPLRTGKIKIQDILACSFLDDLLELRDEELSKESQETNWFSAPSALRVYGQYLNLDKDHNGMLSKEELSRYGTATMTNVFLDRVFQECLTYDGEMDYKTYLDFVLALENRKEPAALQYIFKLLDIENKGYLNVFSLNYFFRAIQELMKIHGQDPVSFQDVKDEIFDMVKPKDPLKISLQDLINSNQGDTVTTILIDLNGFWTYENREALVANDNENTTDLDDA, encoded by the exons aaaaaaaaagtgaacaagaattaaaagatgaagaaatggatttatttaccaaatattaCTCAGAATGGAAAGGAGgtagaaaaaacacaaatgaattcTATAAGACCATTCCCCGGTTTTATTATAGG CTGCCAGCTGAAGATGAAGTCTTACTACAGAAATTAAGAGAAGAATCCAGAGCCGTCTTTCTGCAAAGGAAAAGCAGGGAACTGTTAGATAATGAAGAATTACAG AACTTATGGTTTTTGCTGGACAAGCACCAGACACCACCCATGATTGGAGAGGAAGCAATGattaattatgaaaattttttaaag TTTTTCACAGCAAAAGTCTTTGCTAAACTCCTTCATACAGATTCTTATGGAAGAATTTCCATCATGCAGTTCTTTAATTATGTCATGAGAAAAG TTTGGCTTCATCAAACAAGAATAGGACTCAGTTTATATGATGTTGCTGGACAAGGGTATCTTCGGGAATCT GATTTAGAAAACTACATATTGGAACTTATCCCTACTTTGCCACAATTAGATGGCCTGGAAAAATCTTTTTACTCCTTTTATGTTTGTACGGCAGTTAGGaagttcttcttctttttagaCCCTCTAAGAACAG GGAAGATAAAAATTCAAGATATTTTAGCATGCAGCTTCCTAGATGATTTATTGGag TTAAGGGATGAGGAACTGTCCAAGGAGAGTCAAGAAACAAATTGGTTTTCTGCTCCTTCTGCCCTAAGGGTGTATG GCCAGTATTTGAATCTTGATAAGGATCACAATGGCATGCTCAGTAAAGAAGAACTTTCCCGCTATGGAACAGCAACCATGACCAACGTCTTCTTAGACCGTGTTTTCCAGGAGTGTCTCACTTATGATGGAGAAATG GACTACAAGACCTACCTGGATTTTGTTCTTGCATTAGAAAACCGAAAAGAACCTGCAGCTCtgcaatatattttcaaattgctTGACATTGAGAACAAAGGATATCTGAATGTCTTTTCccttaattatttctttagg GCCATACAAGAACTAATGAAAATCCATGGACAGGATCCTGTTTCATTTCAAGACGTCAag GATGAAATCTTTGACATGGTAAAACCAAAGGATCCTTTGAAAATCTCTCTTCAGGATTTAATCAACAGTAATCAAGGAGACACAGTCACCACTATTCTAATTGATCTGAATGGCTTCTGGACTTACGAGAATAGAGAAGCCCTTGTtgcaaatgataatgaaaacactacaGACCTTGATGATGCATGA
- the PPP2R3C gene encoding serine/threonine-protein phosphatase 2A regulatory subunit B'' subunit gamma isoform X1 codes for MDWKEILRRRLETPNTGPNKKKSEQELKDEEMDLFTKYYSEWKGGRKNTNEFYKTIPRFYYRLPAEDEVLLQKLREESRAVFLQRKSRELLDNEELQNLWFLLDKHQTPPMIGEEAMINYENFLKVGEKAGPKCKQFFTAKVFAKLLHTDSYGRISIMQFFNYVMRKVWLHQTRIGLSLYDVAGQGYLRESDLENYILELIPTLPQLDGLEKSFYSFYVCTAVRKFFFFLDPLRTGKIKIQDILACSFLDDLLELRDEELSKESQETNWFSAPSALRVYGQYLNLDKDHNGMLSKEELSRYGTATMTNVFLDRVFQECLTYDGEMDYKTYLDFVLALENRKEPAALQYIFKLLDIENKGYLNVFSLNYFFRAIQELMKIHGQDPVSFQDVKDEIFDMVKPKDPLKISLQDLINSNQGDTVTTILIDLNGFWTYENREALVANDNENTTDLDDA; via the exons aaaaaaaaagtgaacaagaattaaaagatgaagaaatggatttatttaccaaatattaCTCAGAATGGAAAGGAGgtagaaaaaacacaaatgaattcTATAAGACCATTCCCCGGTTTTATTATAGG CTGCCAGCTGAAGATGAAGTCTTACTACAGAAATTAAGAGAAGAATCCAGAGCCGTCTTTCTGCAAAGGAAAAGCAGGGAACTGTTAGATAATGAAGAATTACAG AACTTATGGTTTTTGCTGGACAAGCACCAGACACCACCCATGATTGGAGAGGAAGCAATGattaattatgaaaattttttaaaggttggtGAAAAAGCTGGACCAAAGTGCAA gCAGTTTTTCACAGCAAAAGTCTTTGCTAAACTCCTTCATACAGATTCTTATGGAAGAATTTCCATCATGCAGTTCTTTAATTATGTCATGAGAAAAG TTTGGCTTCATCAAACAAGAATAGGACTCAGTTTATATGATGTTGCTGGACAAGGGTATCTTCGGGAATCT GATTTAGAAAACTACATATTGGAACTTATCCCTACTTTGCCACAATTAGATGGCCTGGAAAAATCTTTTTACTCCTTTTATGTTTGTACGGCAGTTAGGaagttcttcttctttttagaCCCTCTAAGAACAG GGAAGATAAAAATTCAAGATATTTTAGCATGCAGCTTCCTAGATGATTTATTGGag TTAAGGGATGAGGAACTGTCCAAGGAGAGTCAAGAAACAAATTGGTTTTCTGCTCCTTCTGCCCTAAGGGTGTATG GCCAGTATTTGAATCTTGATAAGGATCACAATGGCATGCTCAGTAAAGAAGAACTTTCCCGCTATGGAACAGCAACCATGACCAACGTCTTCTTAGACCGTGTTTTCCAGGAGTGTCTCACTTATGATGGAGAAATG GACTACAAGACCTACCTGGATTTTGTTCTTGCATTAGAAAACCGAAAAGAACCTGCAGCTCtgcaatatattttcaaattgctTGACATTGAGAACAAAGGATATCTGAATGTCTTTTCccttaattatttctttagg GCCATACAAGAACTAATGAAAATCCATGGACAGGATCCTGTTTCATTTCAAGACGTCAag GATGAAATCTTTGACATGGTAAAACCAAAGGATCCTTTGAAAATCTCTCTTCAGGATTTAATCAACAGTAATCAAGGAGACACAGTCACCACTATTCTAATTGATCTGAATGGCTTCTGGACTTACGAGAATAGAGAAGCCCTTGTtgcaaatgataatgaaaacactacaGACCTTGATGATGCATGA